One Cellulosimicrobium protaetiae genomic region harbors:
- a CDS encoding NHL domain-containing thioredoxin family protein, protein MSTPRTPRVRASELVGRGWLNTGGKNLTLADLRGCVTVLDFWTFCCVNCLHVLDELRELEEAHRDVLVIVGVHSPKFEHEADPAALAAAVERYEVHHPVLDDPELVTWSAYAARAWPTLVVIDPEGYVVAQMAGEGHASAIAALVDELVAEHDAKGTLHRGDGPYVPPTPSSGTLRFPAKAISLPGGNLLVADAGHHALAELLPDGETLVRRIGSGERGLADGGPDDARFAEPNGLCLVPEQEREAYGFDVLVADTANHALRGVRLADGRVTTVAGTGEQFMVGGVENVVVADEDGARRLGPFDAANTYDPLDVKLSSPWDVAWSDELGGFVVAMAGHHTLWAFDGWKLGLLAGTMNEGLEDGPGASAWFAQPSGLAVAVDGAMWVADSETSALRRVTGLGGGVAVVPEGVEVRTAVGQGLFDFGHRDGSADQALMQHPLGVATLPDGSVVVADTYDGALRRFAPAAGDAGSVGDDTSGTRLAGEVTTLATGLAEPSGVVVQVGEGPDGEPQVHLLVVESAAHRLTRVALPASLAGEVLDGGAHRTQRPVTDIEAGPLWLDVPFVPAPGQKLDDRFGPSTELRVSATPPELLLSGGGTGVELGRDLVINPEVREGVLHVTARAASCDVVPLGPDGEPDPDVFPACHLAQQDWGVPVRVVDRGEPGDVPALTLPLRG, encoded by the coding sequence GTGAGCACCCCCCGCACCCCTCGCGTCCGAGCCTCCGAACTAGTCGGTCGTGGCTGGCTGAACACTGGCGGGAAGAACCTGACCCTTGCGGATCTGCGAGGTTGTGTCACCGTCTTGGACTTCTGGACCTTCTGCTGCGTCAACTGCCTGCACGTCCTCGACGAGCTGCGCGAGCTCGAGGAGGCGCACCGCGACGTGCTGGTCATCGTCGGGGTGCACTCGCCCAAGTTCGAGCACGAGGCGGACCCGGCGGCGCTCGCGGCCGCGGTCGAGCGGTACGAGGTCCACCATCCCGTCCTCGACGACCCGGAGCTCGTCACGTGGTCCGCGTACGCCGCGCGCGCCTGGCCGACGCTCGTCGTCATCGACCCCGAGGGCTACGTCGTCGCGCAGATGGCGGGGGAGGGGCACGCGTCCGCCATCGCTGCCCTGGTCGACGAGCTCGTGGCGGAGCACGACGCGAAGGGCACGCTGCACCGGGGCGACGGCCCGTACGTGCCGCCTACGCCGTCGTCGGGCACGCTGCGCTTCCCCGCGAAGGCGATCTCGCTGCCCGGCGGCAACCTCCTCGTCGCGGACGCCGGGCACCACGCGCTCGCCGAGCTCCTGCCCGACGGCGAGACGCTCGTCCGGCGCATCGGGTCCGGCGAGCGTGGTCTCGCCGACGGCGGCCCGGACGACGCACGGTTCGCCGAGCCCAACGGGCTGTGCCTCGTCCCCGAGCAGGAGCGTGAGGCGTACGGGTTCGACGTCCTCGTGGCGGACACGGCCAACCACGCGCTGCGCGGCGTGCGCCTCGCCGACGGCCGGGTGACGACCGTCGCGGGAACGGGCGAGCAGTTCATGGTGGGCGGCGTGGAGAACGTCGTCGTGGCGGACGAGGACGGCGCTCGGCGCCTCGGTCCGTTCGACGCCGCGAACACCTATGACCCGCTCGACGTGAAGCTCTCGTCGCCGTGGGACGTCGCCTGGTCCGACGAGCTGGGCGGCTTCGTCGTCGCGATGGCGGGCCACCACACGCTCTGGGCTTTCGACGGGTGGAAGCTCGGGCTGCTGGCCGGGACGATGAACGAGGGGCTGGAGGACGGGCCGGGTGCGTCGGCGTGGTTCGCCCAGCCGTCCGGGCTGGCCGTCGCGGTGGACGGCGCGATGTGGGTCGCGGACTCCGAGACGTCGGCCCTGCGTCGTGTGACCGGGCTGGGCGGTGGAGTCGCCGTCGTGCCCGAGGGTGTCGAGGTCCGGACAGCCGTGGGCCAAGGGCTGTTCGACTTCGGTCACCGCGACGGGTCTGCGGACCAGGCGCTGATGCAGCACCCGCTCGGGGTCGCGACGCTGCCCGACGGGAGCGTCGTCGTCGCGGACACCTACGACGGCGCGCTGCGCCGGTTCGCACCCGCGGCCGGTGACGCCGGGAGCGTCGGGGACGACACCTCCGGAACCCGCCTCGCCGGCGAGGTCACGACGCTGGCGACGGGCCTCGCGGAGCCGAGCGGCGTCGTCGTGCAGGTGGGCGAGGGGCCGGACGGCGAGCCGCAGGTGCACCTGCTCGTGGTCGAGTCCGCAGCGCACCGGCTCACGCGCGTCGCGCTGCCCGCCTCGCTCGCGGGCGAGGTGCTCGACGGCGGCGCACACCGCACGCAGCGGCCCGTCACCGACATCGAGGCAGGGCCGCTGTGGCTCGACGTCCCGTTCGTCCCGGCGCCGGGCCAGAAGCTCGACGACCGGTTCGGCCCGTCGACGGAGCTGCGGGTGAGCGCGACGCCGCCCGAGCTGCTGCTGTCCGGGGGCGGGACCGGCGTCGAGCTCGGGCGCGACCTCGTCATCAACCCCGAGGTCCGCGAGGGCGTGCTGCACGTGACCGCGCGGGCGGCGTCGTGCGACGTCGTGCCGCTCGGGCCGGACGGCGAGCCCGACCCCGACGTGTTCCCCGCCTGCCACCTGGCCCAGCAGGACTGGGGCGTCCCGGTGCGGGTCGTCGACCGCGGCGAGCCGGGCGACGTCCCGGCGCTCACGCTCCCGTTGCGCGGCTGA